The Boseongicola sp. DNA segment ATCGGCATGCGGCTCGCGACTGCCGACATATCGGGGACCTGACGTAACACGGGTAGTTGTTTTTAAAAACGACCGCCGGATGTATCTTTTGCACGGAAATCGTGCGTTGAAGTCCTATGATGTCGATCTTGGATTTGCGCCAGTTGGGGACAAAAGAATGGCGGGAGACGGCAAGACTCCGGAGGGGCGCTATGTGATTGATCGTCGAAACCCCCGAAGTAGTTTCCATCTATCACTTGGGATCGATTACCCCCGCCCTCATGATATTGCAGAGGCTCAGCGCCTAGGAAAAGAGCCCGGCGGCGACATATTCATTCACGGTCGGGGCAATCTTTATACTGCTCTACGCAAGGATTGGACTTGGGGCTGCATTGCAGTCACCAACGATGAGATGGACGAAATCTATGCAATGGTTAAGACTGGAACAGAAATATCAATTCACAAGTAGAAGTGGTTGATTCTCGCCCAATACCAAAGTCCACCAAATCTTGCCGCTTGGTTCTTGAAACCAGGCAAACCCCAGTTCGCCTGCCCGTGGATCCAAAAGAACTCCGCGAGTTTCGGGTTGCTCCATCCATGCAGCAAGTGTTTCCAATTCGGTTTCGTAGGTTTCCGAGATGTTTTCGCCCAGCAAACGCCCCACATATCCAGAAGTTGCTGCACGGCCAATTGGATTAGAGCCGTCCGAACCAAAGTGCCAAGGCCGATTTTGGAATGACATATCTTGCGAGTGAGTCGCCGCTGCCGCATTGAGCTCGGCTGAGAACGCAACCTGTTGCACACCTGCCGCACTTCGAAGGGCGTTAACGCCATCCAGCATGCGGAATTGTATCCGGCT contains these protein-coding regions:
- a CDS encoding L,D-transpeptidase family protein, with protein sequence MKSTRRNAMFGLTSLLLSACGSRLPTYRGPDVTRVVVFKNDRRMYLLHGNRALKSYDVDLGFAPVGDKRMAGDGKTPEGRYVIDRRNPRSSFHLSLGIDYPRPHDIAEAQRLGKEPGGDIFIHGRGNLYTALRKDWTWGCIAVTNDEMDEIYAMVKTGTEISIHK
- a CDS encoding CAP domain-containing protein; its protein translation is MIRRALALITLVLLAACATPPPPLGPDGKPLPQVYRIQEGDQSRIQFRMLDGVNALRSAAGVQQVAFSAELNAAAATHSQDMSFQNRPWHFGSDGSNPIGRAATSGYVGRLLGENISETYETELETLAAWMEQPETRGVLLDPRAGELGFAWFQEPSGKIWWTLVLGENQPLLLVN